taataaaaaataattgcagTTTGTGTCATCCCACTTGTTTTCATTATAATTTAATTCATAGAGGAAGTGTTTTAGTGTCTTGTGTGTGCGTTTCACAACTGAAAGTCATTCCTGCCATCCAGGCTACAACACTGACACCAACTGGTCAATACATCCagataaacagtaaataaatagtATGGTATTAAAACTTGGTGTTCATTGATTCATTTGGCCAATAGTTTTcctacaaatgtttttttttgtctatgaaATTGcctaaaatagaaaaatgtcctCATCAGAATGTCCTGAAGGTCAAGGTGATGCCACCAAGTTACTTGTTTTGTCCCAGCAATACTCATCATTTGTCATCacacaagacaaagaaaagcagaaatcttaaaaaaaaaaaaacaaaaaaacttaatGTTTGGCTTTTTAATCTGTGTGTCCATTCTGGTGGCACATCCAGTACTATTTACGCAGACATTAGTGTTCACTGCCCGTTGCTCCGTTTGTTGTTCGCTCAACAAAGTACCCATCGCCCATCTGTGCTTCTTTCGCAATCATCACACATTTACACTCAAAGCAGTCTGACAGGTCCGTGATACGCACCATGCTGAGGCAACAGATTTAGTCCTGTCTGTGCGGCATGCTAATGCTTTAGCTGACAGCTCTGACTGGCCATCAAGGCTCAGCTAATTTGTCAGAgatgtttctttctttgtaaaCACTGGCGCTCGTCGCTGTGACACCAGCTGACGGGATGTTTTCTACCACCTGCGTGTGCCAATAGTGGTTCCTGCTGGGGGTGATGATGTTAGCAGATATAGAAGGTAGTGTGCTATAAATTGGGCGACAGTAGCACATCTTGTGTTAACCAAACACCAACAAAAGTTTTGCTTCTTATTTTGACTTTTGAAGCAGTATTGCTTTGCTTGGTCTTGGTACATAGTGCAACATTGAAGCTGAGGAGGATTCAGGttcaaaataaattcattttggaAAACAATGTTCTCAGAAATGTGTGTTATCAGTGTTCATTTATAGAAATATTTAGATGGTTTAATTAGAGAGagcaatttattttttgaatggCAGCATATATTTGGAGCATCACAACTTAACAGTGAACATCATCTTTTTCACGTATGGTACATTTTTGCAGTGATCTAATGCAGTGCTTTTacaatgtgtcttttttttaaatgtaacactGTTATTTGgagtaaaaaaagtaaaatatgttgttttttttaacaatattcaCACTTTATGTTCATTTGTAAACAGAGTGTGTTTTGCATTTACATACTGGAAGTGCTTAAAGACCACCAGCTgtgaaaatcagtttatttattttttttaccttggtaacgtgtccatgtggtgttttttatatggtGCAAGACACATTATTAGCGAAATAGTCAACAGCTTTTTAGCCTTGAAACTTCAAATGTATTGATgacagtctcagaaacacagattaaaaTTTCTAGGTTTTTGTATGTAACTAACCCAAGTCCTGTTAACTTGCAGCTTGGGACTGTCTGTATCCTCATAGTGAGtggagagaggcagggacttaAAAGACCAGAGGTTTTCAAATTGGGTGGTGGACCTCCCCAGGAGGACTCCAAACTGTTTCAAAGGAGGCTTAGTGAATGGAAGTGTAAAAAATATTAGTTATCAAAAGATTACTTGGTTAAAGAGCAGTTTTTAGAGAAGCCTTTACTGTTTTTCTTCGATTTCCCAGAGTCAGAAATTAATAAATGCCTTAggacaaactgtttttttttgtcttatagTGTAAAGTTATGTCGAACTTAAATATTACGCTATCTCAGCTCAGTTGTTCAGTGGTCTATGGGATTGAATACAGTAATCACAATCTAATAGGCATCCAAGAATTCAAACAAACTAACGAATGAATGGAAGACCATCTTTTCTCTAAGCTTCATCTAATTGGATGCCCTTAGTCTCAGACTTTGAAAAGAACTTCtagagacaaataaaaaaaatgtgatttctttAAGCAAATTCTcggtatttaaatcaacaaattgTACACTGGAAAACCAACTGACACAGGACATCTCCACCTGACTATTTTGGGGCTGAAATATACACCTAGACTTTGTTATGCAATGGGCAGTTAAAATAGCCAAACAACTTGGCAGGACACAGTAGTGGTCCTACTGACAGAACAGCTGGAGGGATGCGCAGATCGGATACACTGAAAGAGCCCAGGGAGCCAACGCTGACATCATGGCATCTATCTGTCAGATTGAAATGCAATCGCTGGAATTTCCTAGTCAATAAAATTGCACAGTCATACAAAACAAATTGCAGTAAGACTGGTTCCACTTTTGATTTATAGTTGTAATCTTATGttacctgacacacacacacacacacacacacacacacacacacacacacacacacacacacacacacacacacacacacacacacacacacacacacacacacacacacacacacacacacagtgatccTAAATCAGTTCCACTTAGCAAGGTgtgtagttttaaaaatgaaaaacatggaAGACAGATacaagaacaatgaacaataatATCAGTATCAGCTGAGGTAACAAACTAGTTCAAGGTTCAAAGGAGAAATTGTTGTAATCATTGTGTTAATGTCATGTGGTGGTATGAACACTGtatcctctctgtctccctatGATCCAGGTTCATGTGAAGTTTCTGCCTCAAAGAAGCATCGCAGCAGAGGCCTTTTCCACAGCCTCTTCTGCTGTCTGTGTCACAAAGAATCCGAGCCCCCTTCAGTAAAACACAACGCCCCGCTCTTGGTAGAAGAAAATGGGACTCTGTCAAAAGTAAGTCTGTCTCTCAGCGTCCCCCGCTCACTCTTCCGTGAGATATCGTCTTTCTCCCACCTCCCTCTTTGTCGTCTTTTGAGCAGCATGTGGTCAGCATGATTGACGCTCGTTTGATGCAGGAAACACATGTTTGCTTGGCTCAGAGCTTTTCATGTTTACAAGAGCGTCTCTCCTGAGCTATTATGTATGGCAAGGTGAAAAGTACTCCATGTTCGTGCATCAGTCATGGAGTTATACGGAGCGAAGAAACGTTGCAAAAGTGTGTGTCTGACCTGAAGATCACTGCTTTGCAAAACCTAAGAACAGCTACTACAGAGGCACCACTGAGCAGGACACATGACAGGGCAGTCCCTTTGACTTACTGGAGATACATATAGTATAGTACCTGGTATCAGGAGTGATTGTAAGAGCATGTGCTGTCAGCGGACCTTTCCTGCATTCATGGGGGTTTGAATGCACAAACAGAATGACAGATTATTCAATGGTTTCTAAATGAATCAATAGAGGCTTTGTACAAAGGACATTTGCTGTGCATGATGGATGttcgatacaaaacatgtaagtgtTACTGCTTGATTCAGTGACAAGCCACTACTACTTTACATacaaatttttgaacaattgACAATACCCCCTATGGTTAAAGTGAGTGTATTCTTGGAAATCAAGATGGCTTTTGGCAGTTGAGGTCTGAAGATCAAGTGGGCAAGACGTTCTCAGGTGTCAGTTTCAGATTTATGCCTTAGTTCAGCCTTTTATAGAGATTTGATATTCCAGAAGTTATTTGTCACGTCTTTCCAAGCCCCCAAAATAAATTGCTTGGTCTTTGGCAAAGGGAGGGTCGAGTCAAGTGCTAGTCTCAGTTTTGGTTGTGACAACCTGTCATGTCAGGAGCACGCTGCTCCTGTTGCTGTTACTCTCTTGGGCGGGCCATGGTCTCAGTGACTCCCCCCACCAGCTCTGTGAATACCCACTCTGAATGGACCTGACAGTTACCTGCCTGTCATTTGGATTTGTACTCAGCACGAACCAATGCATGGAGTAACTACTTGGAGCAAACTTAGTCCAGATTGAGAAACAATTTCCTCATGTATTTGGAAAACTCTGAGCAAAGCAAAGGAGAAGGGGGTTCATCTCCTGAAGCCTTGCTTACTGAACAGTGCCAGGCCTCTAAATTAACAGAAGCTGCAGATTTAACCATCCCTTTGAAGGAAAGTGCTAATCAAGGCATGAAGGTCTTTGTGGAATACCCCGAGCAGACCGTCAGCAGAGACATGGACCCTTCTGTCCTTTGTCTGGAACACTGCAACATCAACACAGATGAGATTGAATCCTGCACGTATTGCCATGGACATGCTGAGATCTTTGAGCAACATTCAGCAAGCAACGGATTTTTTGAGTCCGACCAAACCCTCGATAAGTGTGAGACTTCAGGGTTAAGCCAATCATTTGACAAATGTGCTCAACACTGTGAGTGTTTTAAACCTTGCAAGTCCTCTGAGCACTGTGCTAATCATAGCTTAGCTTCCAAATGTAGTCCTTGCTGTGAACAGTGTGCAGAACACCTCCAATTATTTCAACAATGTAAGCCCACTGATCAGCAGTTGGAGTCTTCTGACTTTGAGCCAGATGAATTGGAAGTCAACTGTGACAATTTTGGTCAGTATGAAATGTCTGATTTGGGGCCTGAATGCACAGAACACCTTGAGTTGCTACAACAATACGAGCTGTCACATCAGCAGTGTGAGTCCTTTGACTCTGAGCCAGACATATCAACAGAGGACTCTGAGCAATGTGAAATGTCTATCATCTCTGACTCAGGGGACTCATTGGACTGTGGTGCTGAATTTTGTGAGTATGACGAAAATCAAAATCAAACTGAATGCgcaaatgatgatgatgatgatgatgatgatgatgatgatgatgagagcTATGAAGGTGAACAAATTGACTTGGAGCCTAGTGATGAAGAGTCCTCTAGATCAGTAGAAGACAGTGAAGACAGCCCCTGTGTAGGGGATTTCTGTGAGACCCATGTGTACAGTAAAGAAAACTCACAGCAAGCTAGTACATCAGACATGTCTGCAGATCCCAGGGAGCTATGTGGAAATGATAACTCTGAAACAAGCCAGGAGTACGAACCCACTCATCAGTCAGGGCGCAACTATGAGAACAGCTTCTGCTCCGAGGAAGACGGTTCCTCAGATTGCTCTTCTGTGGAAACCAAATCCTTCAAGACTTGTCCAGATGGCAGTATTCCTTCTGATCCCTGCTCCGATTCATCTGGAGAATCTGAAAAAGGAGCTCAGGAAGATTCAAGTGATGAACAGACGCAGTGGGAGTCTtttgaggaagatgaagaaataCAGCAAAGTAACATTAACAAAAGTAATGAGGACGAACAGAAAACACCTTCTGTTGATATTGTTATTGAGGATTACTTTGACTTATTTGACAGAGCCGACTACCACAGACACATGTTTGCGCAAAAACGGCATTACGTCTCCTGCTTCGACGGGGGAGATATCCATGACCACCTGTATCTTGAAGAAGAGGCACAGATGCATAGAGCCAAAAATGTATACAAATGTGAAGAAGtaaatgaggaaataaatgtACCAGAAACCGATGTGAGTTCAGAGGACGCACACGAGGATAGCAGCGAGGAAGATGCAGGCCAGAGAGATGAGGAGTGGAACGGACAATCAGAATCAAGTTTGAcaggagatgaagatgaagaaaacgAATCGGAGACCCAAGCCGGTTACACAGAGAACAGTGACAAAGCAGAAGACGATGAAGCCCCTATTGATGAAGAACCCTGTGCATTAGATGACCATGTTTCTGAAGTCTGTAATGAAGAAGATGAGGTCTGCCTGTCTGCTGGTAACGAGGAGAGTATGTTTGCACCATGTGCCAAGGAAATCTCTGTTGAAGGTGATGCTTATGAAGATGAGATTTATGATACTCAAGAGAAGTATGAATCTCTTCGTGATGTGACCTGTACAAATGACGAGACTGAATTAACTGTTACTGATGACAAAGATGAGCCTGAGCCTGAAGACGACATATTTATTGTATGCTCAGAGATGGAGCCGTATTGGTCACTTATAGATGATGAAGAAATCGAAGAGTTTTATGAGCTGGATGTTGAGGACTACTATGCCTTTCAGATTAAAAGCATTCAGTCAT
This DNA window, taken from Amphiprion ocellaris isolate individual 3 ecotype Okinawa chromosome 11, ASM2253959v1, whole genome shotgun sequence, encodes the following:
- the LOC111578393 gene encoding probable serine/threonine-protein kinase kinX, whose protein sequence is MYLENSEQSKGEGGSSPEALLTEQCQASKLTEAADLTIPLKESANQGMKVFVEYPEQTVSRDMDPSVLCLEHCNINTDEIESCTYCHGHAEIFEQHSASNGFFESDQTLDKCETSGLSQSFDKCAQHCECFKPCKSSEHCANHSLASKCSPCCEQCAEHLQLFQQCKPTDQQLESSDFEPDELEVNCDNFGQYEMSDLGPECTEHLELLQQYELSHQQCESFDSEPDISTEDSEQCEMSIISDSGDSLDCGAEFCEYDENQNQTECANDDDDDDDDDDDDESYEGEQIDLEPSDEESSRSVEDSEDSPCVGDFCETHVYSKENSQQASTSDMSADPRELCGNDNSETSQEYEPTHQSGRNYENSFCSEEDGSSDCSSVETKSFKTCPDGSIPSDPCSDSSGESEKGAQEDSSDEQTQWESFEEDEEIQQSNINKSNEDEQKTPSVDIVIEDYFDLFDRADYHRHMFAQKRHYVSCFDGGDIHDHLYLEEEAQMHRAKNVYKCEEVNEEINVPETDVSSEDAHEDSSEEDAGQRDEEWNGQSESSLTGDEDEENESETQAGYTENSDKAEDDEAPIDEEPCALDDHVSEVCNEEDEVCLSAGNEESMFAPCAKEISVEGDAYEDEIYDTQEKYESLRDVTCTNDETELTVTDDKDEPEPEDDIFIVCSEMEPYWSLIDDEEIEEFYELDVEDYYAFQIKSIQSSVQQALNGFIMEERSYDASRNKRKDALVSLEEAQASPEKCKTVTYQITEVIELNCSVVEKTANEDCVLNESSRQLKPPSDIIHSVSAHVKIEAGDVPVKRTEDNKASEQSRDSEEESDDESCEPCECEYCIPPTEQVPAQPLLPQMKSNDAGKICVVIDLDETLVHSSFKPVNNADFIIPVEIDGTVHQVYVLKRPHVDEFLKRMGELFECVLFTASLSKYADPVSDLLDKWGAFRSRLFRESCVFHKGNYVKDLSRLGRDLNKVIIIDNSPASYVFHPDNAVPVASWFDDMSDTELLDLIPFFERLSKVDDIYDILKQQRTSS